One genomic window of Pocillopora verrucosa isolate sample1 chromosome 8, ASM3666991v2, whole genome shotgun sequence includes the following:
- the LOC136283040 gene encoding fibrinogen-like protein A has product MANKDDEDEKEDRYILKKTLIYDDMFASVPGYTLVNHVIATHTVTCPIDCTWACLQDARCRSFNYANSGKTCELSDQSKATAPNDFVLRKGVTYYEPTTQIGGNGPGCASASCQNGGTCVDECWNPRMFTCECRQDYKGVFCEKHSGVRSCQQLKTLGANQNGIYKINPDGQGVINVYCDQTTDGGGWTVVQRRSRPYEQSFGRTWVEYRVGFGDLSKEFWFGNDNLHRIASSSSILRIELHRTNGQKGYAKYGGFRVANETEKYRCDMTSYEGNIGNGFYGNTDPKLNIRGMKFGTPDQDNDNHPGKCFPSGAWWANQCGEVNLNGKYGPDWGPWASYPDLNFSEMKVRHN; this is encoded by the exons ATGGCCAACAAGGACGATGAGGATGAAAAGGAAGACCG ATACATCTTGAAGAAAACTCTCATATATGACGATATGTTTGCATCTGTTCCAGGCTACACTCTGGTTAATCACGTGATTGCTACGCACACTGTCACGTGCCCGATAGACTGTACGTGGGCATGCCTACAGGATGCACGCTGTCGATCGTTTAATTATGCAAACTCAGGGAAAACATGTGAATTAAGCGACCAATCAAAAGCGACAGCCccaaatgactttgttttaagaaaaggcgTCACTTACTACGAGCCAACGACACAGATA GGAGGAAATGGACCTGGTTGCGCCTCGGCTTCATGtcaaaatggtggaacatgtgtTGACGAGTGTTGGAATCCCCGGATGTTCACGTGTGAATGTCGACAGGATTATAAAGGAGTGTTTTGCGAAAAACATAGCGGAG TGAGAAGCTGCCAGCAGCTGAAAACCCTAGGAGCGAATCAGAATGGtatttataaaatcaacccaGATGGTCAAGGGGTCATAAATGTGTACTGTGACCAAACCACAGATGGAGGTGGGTGGACTGTGGTTCAGAGACGTTCCCGTCCATACGAGCAAAGCTTTGGACGAACGTGGGTAGAGTATCGAGTAGGCTTTGGTGACTTGTCCAAAGAATTCTGGTTTGGAAACGACAACTTGCACCGAATAGCCTCTTCTAGCAGCATTCTTCGAATAGAGCTGCACCGAACCAACGGCCAAAAGGGATATGCCAAATATGGTGGGTTTCGGGTAGCTAACGAAACAGAAAAGTATCGATGCGACATGACTTCGTACGAAGGAAACATCGGAAATGGGTTTTATGGAAATACAGATCCTAAATTGAACATCCGAGGGATGAAATTCGGCACACCAGACCAAGATAATGACAACCACCCTGGCAAGTGTTTTCCTAGTGGTGCATGGTGGGCAAACCAATGTGGCGAGGTTAATCTCAATGGAAAGTATGGTCCGGACTGGGGTCCTTGGGCTTCTTACCCTGACCTAAATTTCTCTGAGATGAAAGTAAGGCATAACTGA
- the LOC136283039 gene encoding fibrinogen-like protein A, with the protein MVNKDDEDEKEDRYILKKTLIYDDMFASVLGYTLVNHVIATHTVTCPIDCTWECLLDARCRSFNYASSGKTCELSDQSKVTAPNDFVLRKGVTYYEPTTQMGGNRPVCVSALCQNGGTCADACWNPRMFTCECRQDYKGVYCEKHSGVRSCQLLKTLGANQNGIYRINPDGQGVINVYCDQTTDGGGWTVVQRRSRPYKQSFRRTWVEYRVGFGDLSKEFWLGNDNLHRVASSDSILRIDLHRTNSKKGYAKYGGFRVADETEKYRCDMTSYEGNIGNGFYGNTDPYLNIRGMKFGTPDQDNDNLLGKCFPDGAWWANQCGEVNLNGKYGPDWGPWASHPDLNFSEMKVRHN; encoded by the exons ATGGTCAACAAGGACGATGAGGATGAAAAGGAAGACCG ATACATCTTGAAGAAAACTCTCATATATGACGATATGTTTGCATCTGTTCTAGGCTACACTCTGGTTAATCACGTGATTGCTACGCACACTGTCACGTGCCCGATAGACTGTACGTGGGAATGCCTACTGGATGCACGCTGTCGATCGTTTAATTATGCAAGCTCAGGGAAAACATGTGAAttaagtgaccaatcaaaagTGACAGCCccaaatgactttgttttaagaaaaggcgTCACTTACTACGAGCCAACGACACAGATG GGAGGAAATAGACCTGTTTGCGTCTCAGCTTTATGtcaaaatggtggaacatgtgCTGACGCGTGTTGGAATCCCCGGATGTTCACGTGTGAATGTCGACAGGATTATAAAGGAGTGTATTGCGAAAAGCACAGCGGAG TGAGAAGCTGTCAGCTGCTGAAAACCCTGGGAGCGAATCAGAATGGTATTTATAGAATCAACCCAGATGGTCAAGGGGTCATAAACGTGTACTGTGACCAAACCACAGATGGAGGTGGGTGGACTGTGGTTCAAAGACGTTCCCGTCCATACAAGCAAAGCTTTAGACGAACGTGGGTAGAGTATCGAGTAGGCTTTGGCGACTTGTCCAAAGAattctggcttggaaacgacaACTTGCACCGAGTCGCCTCTTCCGACAGCATTCTTCGAATAGATCTGCACCGAACCAACAGCAAAAAGGGATATGCCAAATATGGTGGGTTTCGGGTAGCTGACGAAACAGAAAAGTATCGATGCGACATGACTTCGTACGAAGGAAACATCGGAAATGGGTTTTATGGTAATACAGATCCTTATTTGAACATCCGAGGGATGAAATTCGGCACACCAGACCAAGACAATGACAACCTCCTTGGAAAGTGTTTTCCTGATGGTGCATGGTGGGCAAACCAATGTGGCGAGGTTAATCTCAATGGAAAGTATGGTCCGGACTGGGGTCCTTGGGCTTCTCACCCTGATCTAAATTTCTCTGAGATGAAAGTAAGGCATAACTGA
- the LOC136282926 gene encoding endonuclease III-like protein 1 yields MRKTRDAPVDSQGCKKTADESQSPEMVRYQVLISLMLSSQTKDQVTFAAMEKLKAYGLTIKNILITSTSKIGELVYPVGFWKKKAEYIKNATKICAENYNGDIPPTVKELVKLPGVGPKIAHITMNVAWGQVTGIGVDSHVHRISNRLMGQKTY; encoded by the exons atgagaaaaacacGCGATGCCCCAGTTGATTCACAAGGATGCAAGAAGACAGCTGATGAGAGCCAGTCACCAGAG ATGGTCCGATATCAAGTACTTATCTCCCTCATGCTGTCAAGTCAAACAAAAGACCAAGTTACTTTTGCTGCAATGGAAAAGTTAAAGGCTTATGGATTAACAATAAAGAACATTCTCATAACATCAACAAGCAAAATTGGTGAACTTGTCTACCCTGTTGGCTTCTGGAAG AAAAAAGCTGAGTACATCAAGAATGCCACTAAAATTTGTGCTGAGAATTACAATGGAGACATTCCACCAACAGTAAAAGAGCTGGTCAAACTTCCAGGTGTGGGCCCAAAAATAGCGCATATTACCATGAACGTGGCTTGGGGACAAGTGACTGGAATTGGAGTTGATAGTCATGTTCATAGAATTTCTAACAGACTGATGGGTCAAAAAACCTACTAA
- the LOC136283041 gene encoding fibrinogen-like protein A translates to MANKDDEDEKEDRYILKKTLIYDDMFASVPGYTLVNHVIATHTVTCPIDCTWECLRDARCRSFNYANSGKTCELSDQSKATAPNDFVLRKGVTYYEPTTQMGGNGPGCASASCQNGGTCVDECWNPRMFTCECRQDYKGVYCEKHSGVTSCQQLKTLGANQNGIYKINPDGQGVINVYCDQTTDGGGWTVVQRRSRPYEQSFRRTWVEYRVGFGDLSKEFWFGNDNLHRIASSDSILRIELHRTNGTKGYAKYGGFRVANETEKYRCDMSSYEGNIGNGFYGNTDPKLNIRGMKFGTPDQDNDNSLGKCFPGGAWWANQCGEVNLNARDGPDWGPWTSQPYLKFSEMKVRHN, encoded by the exons ATGGCCAACAAGGACGATGAGGATGAAAAGGAAGACCG ATACATCTTGAAGAAAACTCTCATATATGACGATATGTTTGCATCTGTTCCAGGCTACACTCTGGTTAATCACGTGATTGCTACGCACACTGTCACGTGCCCGATAGACTGTACGTGGGAATGCCTACGGGATGCACGCTGTCGATCGTTTAATTATGCAAACTCAGGGAAAACATGTGAATTAAGCGACCAATCAAAAGCGACAGCCccaaatgactttgttttaagaaaaggcgTCACTTACTACGAGCCAACGACACAGATG GGAGGAAATGGACCTGGTTGCGCCTCGGCTTCATGtcaaaatggtggaacatgtgtTGACGAGTGTTGGAATCCCCGGATGTTCACGTGTGAATGTCGACAGGATTATAAAGGAGTGTATTGCGAAAAACATAGCGGAG TGACAAGCTGCCAGCAGCTGAAAACCCTAGGAGCGAATCAGAATGGcatttataaaatcaacccaGATGGTCAAGGGGTCATAAACGTGTACTGTGACCAAACCACAGATGGAGGTGGGTGGACTGTGGTTCAGAGACGTTCCCGTCCATACGAGCAAAGCTTTAGACGAACGTGGGTAGAGTATCGAGTAGGCTTTGGTGATTTGTCCAAAGAATTCTGGTTTGGAAACGACAACTTGCACCGAATCGCCTCTTCTGACAGCATTCTTCGAATAGAGCTGCACCGAACCAACGGCACAAAGGGATATGCCAAATATGGTGGGTTTCGGGTAGCTAACGAAACAGAAAAGTATCGATGCGACATGAGTTCGTACGAAGGAAACATCGGAAATGGGTTTTATGGAAATACAGATCCTAAATTGAACATCCGAGGGATGAAATTCGGCACACCAGACCAAGATAATGACAACTCCCTTGGAAAGTGTTTTCCTGGTGGTGCATGGTGGGCAAACCAATGTGGCGAGGTTAATCTCAATGCAAGGGATGGTCCGGACTGGGGTCCTTGGACTTCTCAGCCTTACCTAAAATTCTCTGAGATGAAAGTAAGGCATAACTGA